In Mustela lutreola isolate mMusLut2 chromosome 1, mMusLut2.pri, whole genome shotgun sequence, one genomic interval encodes:
- the NUDT6 gene encoding nucleoside diphosphate-linked moiety X motif 6 isoform X4, producing MWKFPGGLSEPGEDIGDTAVREVFEETGIRSEFRSLLSLRQQHTNPGAFGKSDMYIICRLKPHSFTIDFCQHECLRCEWMDLSDLAKTENTTLITSRVARLLLYGYREGFDKIDFTMEELPAVYTGLFYKLYHKELPANYRTMTGMD from the coding sequence GAGACACAGCAGTTCGAGAAGTTTTTGAAGAGACTGGTATAAGATCAGAATTCAGGTCCCTCCTGAGCCTTCGGCAACAGCATACCAACCCTGGAGCTTTTGGGAAGTCAGATATGTATATCATCTGTCGCTTAAAGCCACATTCATTCACCATAGATTTTTGCCAGCATGAATGCTTAAGGTGTGAATGGATGGATCTCAGTGACCTGGCCAAGACTGAAAATACAACTCTCATCACCAGCAGAGTTGCTAGGCTGCTGCTGTATGGGTACAGAGAAGGGTTTGACAAGATTGATTTCACCATGGAAGAACTTCCGGCAGTTTACACAGGCTTGTTCTATAAACTCTATCACAAGGAACTGCCAGCCAATTACAGAACTATGACAGGAATGGATTAA